TTCACTCCTTCAAATTCGTAGTAATATCTACAAACTTTTTTATAGTTATTACTTTTTTTACAATCTTTTTTATAAGATTTTCTTTATGGTTAAAATTTTCACAAATGATATGGTTCATATATTAGCACAACATTCTATTTTGTATATATAAGATTTAAAATTTTAAAATAAAGAATAGAATAAAACATATTGCTATCATTTATAATATTTATACTAAACAACCTTATTTCATCAATATTTTTTAAAGGATTTTTTTTAATATTTTTCCATCTTTTATAAAAAAAAAATTCTTTGTTTTTATCTCTTTTCCTAAAGAAATGTGTGACTTCTTTCAATATTAAAATTATCTTTAATTACCCACCGTAAGCAAAAATAACCAACACGGTAAATTTAACTAACGGCTGATGATTTTTTTTACTAAAATATTTTTTTTATTTTTATAATCATGTTAAAAAATTCTACTTTTTTATATATTTAAATTATTAAAAATTATCTACCATAACAAAAATCACCCACAAGGTAAATTTACCTCATGGGTGATAATTTTTTACTAAAATATTTTTTATTTATAGTTATTTAGTCTATTTATTTTTGTTTCTTATGTCATTTATTTCTTCAGCTAATTTTTCAGCCTTCAATCCTATAATAATATGGATTTTAGTATCAGTAAGTTTTATAACTTTATGAGCTCCTAAGACAGTTATTCTCTTTTCATCTAATAGAGAACCATCTTTCATTATTACTCTTATTCTTGTCATACAGGGATCTACACTTACTATATTTTTTTCTCCACCTAAAGCTTTAATATACAACTTCCCCATTCCTGAAAATTTTTTTTCTTCAAGTTTATCTAAATCAACGCAATTTACTCTCTTCACTTTAGTGATTAGTTTATATTTTTTGATAATTATTACTGCTATAATTATTATAATTATCCCAATTATTTCATACAACCACTTGGTCGACTCCATAACTCCCTCCCTTATTAATTAATCATCACCTATAATATAACGATTTTAACAAAAGTTGTCAAGTTATGATATTATTCCACCACCTAGTACCAAATTTTTATAATATAATACCAAATGCTGTCCAGGAGCAGTTTGTGGAGTTTCTTCATCAAACTCAAAAAAAAGTTTTTCATTTTCAAATAAAACTTTTCCACTTGTACCAAAACTTGAAAATCTAGGTCTTCCAATAATATTTTTATTTAAAATATCAGTTATTTTTACAGCTAATTTATACTTTTTTAATTCTACTCTCTTTTTGTATAATTCCTCATATTCTCCAATAGTTATTTCATTTTTTTCTTTATCAATTTTTGTTATGAAGTATGCTCTTGGAAGTTTTAATCCCAATCCTCTTCTTTGACCAATTGTATATAATTGATATCCCTCATGTTCTCCAAGAATTTTTCCATTTTTATCTATATATTTGCCTTTTTTTATCTTATTACCTAAATTTCTTTTTAGAAATTCTATATACCCTTCTTTAGCAAAACATATTCCTTGACTGTCTTTTTTATTATATACTTCCAAACCAATATTTTTTGCTATATCTCTTATCTGTTTTTTTTCATAAGAATGAAGTGGAAATAAAAGTCTTGAGATTTTATCATTATCTAATCTATACAACATATAACTCTGGTCTTTTCTAGGATCATAAGAAACTTTCAAAAGACTTGTTTTAAATTCTTCTGAATATTCCACAGAACTATAATGTCCTGTAGCTACAAAATCTGCATTCTCTTTATCTGCTATTTCAAAAAGAATTTTCATTTTTACTTTTTCATCGCAAATCACACATGGAGAAGGAGTTATTCCTTGAGAATATCCCTCTAAAAAATCATCTATAACTTCTTTTTGAAACAACTCTTCAATATCTATTATTTTATGTTCTATTCCAAGAAAATGACATATTCTTTGAGCAGCTTTTATCTCATCTTTAAGAGATTCTTCTTTTTTATGATTTAATGTTACACCTATAACTCCATATCCCTCACTTTTCAAAAGATATGCTGCTACAGAAGAATCAACTCCTCCACTCATTCCTATTACTACTTTTTTTCTACTCATTATCCTTTTCTCCTAAATCATCTGCCTTCTTTGTTTTATCCTCATTATCTTTTTGATTTATTTGAAAACTCAATATTCCTGAACTTAAAGTTATTCCAAGGGAAAAATTTAAAAGAAATATTCCTGTAAGTGCTTCAATAATAACAAAAAACTGTCCTAAAAATTTCAACGGATATATATCACCGTATCCTAGTGTTGTTAATGTTACAAAACTAAAATATATATGTTTAAAATAAAAATATAAAGTAGTATTTACTCCTTCCATTCCATGAAAAGCTTGTCCATCATAATAAATATTTATTACAGAATAAAGTGCTCCAAAACTTATACCTAGAGTTATATACGTCATTAAAGTAATCATTACATCACTACTTTTAACTTTTCTTTTTCTAAGAATTATATCTGTTACACAATATTTTATCAGTACAATATGGCTGGTAAAAAGAAGCATAATATTTACAGCAAAAACTAAAAAGTACACATCTTCATATTCATTTCCTATCTTTTCTATGTTAAGTCCAAAAATAACTATAGTAATAGGAATACACACAATATAGTAAAGTATTAAAATTATTGCTTTTAATGCTCCATCTTTAAAAATAAGGTTTTTTCGTCCAATAACAATTATTGGAAATATACTCACAAAAAGCACTGGAATCTGTTTAAAAGTCTGGAAGTTTAATTTAAATATATTTAATGACTTCATACTGCATAACTGAGAGATTATAGGAAGAAAAACAGATATAGCTGCTGTCATTTTTATAAGAAAAATAATAAAATCATAATTCTCACTTTTTCTAGCTATATCCATTATCATTTTCATTTTGGATTTGAAATCAAGATTTTTCTTTACAATATCTACTACATATCCAAGATCCAAATCTTCAGTGAGCATTCTAAATAATTTTTCTTTTATATTATTCAGTTTCATTTTCCGTCCTATTTATATGTACTTCCCCTATGTCAAAAAATCTTTTTTTCCCTGATACTTCCACTTCTAATCTTCCATCTTGTGCTATTTTATCGACTTTTCCATTAATAACTTCATTTATTTTTACAATGTTTACTATTTTTCCTTTAAGATAATTTCTACTATTTATTTCACTCAATATATATTCCCATTCTCCATTACAAAATTTCTTATAATTTTTTTTGAATTCATCTATCACAGTAAATATGATATCCTCTATTATATAATTTTTTCCTGTTTTATTTTTCAAGGATACAGCTACTTCTTTAGCTGTTCCTAGTTCTTTATTATTTACATTTATTCCTATACCTATAATAAAAAATTCATTTACTTTTTCTACAAGTATCCCTGAAAGTTTTTTGTCATCTAAATAAACATCATTTGTCCATTTAAATTTCAAATCCAACTCCTCTATCCTTCTAATTCCTTTCAATACAGAAATTCCTGCAACAAGAGGAAGTTTAGAATACTCTTCCATTGAAATATTCTTATCAATTTTTAGTGAAAAACTAAAGAGAGCCATTCCTTTACTGGAAATCCAACTATTTCCTCGCCTTCCTCTCCCTTTAGTTTGAATTTCAGCTATTGCCAGATCAAATTCTTGAATATCTTCTTTATTTTTAAGATAATCACTTGTAGAATCTATACTTTCAAATCGGAATATTCGCATACTTCCTCCTTTTACTCTACATATATCTTACATAAAGATAAATAGTGGCCAATAGTAATGTTTGAAAAGCTATGAGTCCTCCAAATTTAAAAAACTTTAAAAAGTCTATTTTACATCCAGCTTTGGCAGCAGCTCCTACAGCAACGACATTTGTAGCAGATCCCAACATAGTAATGTTCCCACCTAAACATGATCCAAATGACAAAGCCCACCAGAAAGCTTTAGGGTCCCCTATCTTTTCAAATGTTGGAACCATTACTCCAAGTATTTTAGAAACAGTT
Above is a window of Fusobacterium varium DNA encoding:
- the ptsG_8 gene encoding EIICB-Glc; amino-acid sequence: MESTKWLYEIIGIIIIIIAVIIIKKYKLITKVKRVNCVDLDKLEEKKFSGMGKLYIKALGGEKNIVSVDPCMTRIRVIMKDGSLLDEKRITVLGAHKVIKLTDTKIHIIIGLKAEKLAEEINDIRNKNK
- the mnmA_2 gene encoding tRNA-specific 2-thiouridylase mnmA; this translates as MSRKKVVIGMSGGVDSSVAAYLLKSEGYGVIGVTLNHKKEESLKDEIKAAQRICHFLGIEHKIIDIEELFQKEVIDDFLEGYSQGITPSPCVICDEKVKMKILFEIADKENADFVATGHYSSVEYSEEFKTSLLKVSYDPRKDQSYMLYRLDNDKISRLLFPLHSYEKKQIRDIAKNIGLEVYNKKDSQGICFAKEGYIEFLKRNLGNKIKKGKYIDKNGKILGEHEGYQLYTIGQRRGLGLKLPRAYFITKIDKEKNEITIGEYEELYKKRVELKKYKLAVKITDILNKNIIGRPRFSSFGTSGKVLFENEKLFFEFDEETPQTAPGQHLVLYYKNLVLGGGIIS
- a CDS encoding Ion channel, giving the protein MKLNNIKEKLFRMLTEDLDLGYVVDIVKKNLDFKSKMKMIMDIARKSENYDFIIFLIKMTAAISVFLPIISQLCSMKSLNIFKLNFQTFKQIPVLFVSIFPIIVIGRKNLIFKDGALKAIILILYYIVCIPITIVIFGLNIEKIGNEYEDVYFLVFAVNIMLLFTSHIVLIKYCVTDIILRKRKVKSSDVMITLMTYITLGISFGALYSVINIYYDGQAFHGMEGVNTTLYFYFKHIYFSFVTLTTLGYGDIYPLKFLGQFFVIIEALTGIFLLNFSLGITLSSGILSFQINQKDNEDKTKKADDLGEKDNE
- the birA_1 gene encoding Bifunctional protein BirA, which gives rise to MRIFRFESIDSTSDYLKNKEDIQEFDLAIAEIQTKGRGRRGNSWISSKGMALFSFSLKIDKNISMEEYSKLPLVAGISVLKGIRRIEELDLKFKWTNDVYLDDKKLSGILVEKVNEFFIIGIGINVNNKELGTAKEVAVSLKNKTGKNYIIEDIIFTVIDEFKKNYKKFCNGEWEYILSEINSRNYLKGKIVNIVKINEVINGKVDKIAQDGRLEVEVSGKKRFFDIGEVHINRTENETE